A DNA window from Desulfobacterales bacterium contains the following coding sequences:
- a CDS encoding rod shape-determining protein, translating into MGLFIDSILGIFSSDLAIDLGTANTLVYMKGKGIVLSEPSVVAVRTDSRDKNRVLAVGAEAKKMLGRTPGNIVAIRPMRDGVIADFDVTEAMLSHFIRKVHNRRKLVRPRIIIAVPSGITQVEKRAVRESAESAGARDVFLIEEPMAAAIGAGLPITEATCNMVVDIGGGTTEVAVISLAGIVYSRSLRMAGDKMDRAIGQYIKRKYNLLIGERTAEIIKTTIGNAYPDPQNIETIEVKGRDLVSGIPKILAIDSEEIRLAISEQIEAIVETVKIALEQTPPELSSDIVDRGIVLTGGGALLKNLDKLLKEETGLPITIADDPLTTVALGSGMALDSIEILKQVVIT; encoded by the coding sequence ATGGGCCTGTTTATTGATTCGATTTTAGGGATTTTTTCAAGTGACTTGGCGATCGATTTGGGGACTGCGAATACACTGGTATATATGAAGGGCAAAGGCATTGTTCTGAGTGAGCCTTCCGTTGTGGCTGTCCGGACGGATTCTCGAGATAAAAACCGGGTGCTTGCGGTCGGCGCCGAGGCGAAGAAGATGCTGGGCCGGACTCCCGGCAACATTGTGGCTATACGACCTATGAGAGACGGGGTGATAGCCGATTTTGACGTGACCGAGGCAATGCTCAGCCATTTTATTCGAAAGGTTCATAACCGGAGAAAGCTGGTGCGGCCGCGCATCATTATCGCCGTGCCGTCCGGCATTACGCAGGTGGAAAAACGTGCGGTTCGGGAATCAGCGGAATCCGCCGGCGCTCGGGATGTCTTTTTGATCGAGGAGCCCATGGCGGCGGCCATCGGCGCTGGTCTGCCGATTACCGAGGCGACTTGTAACATGGTGGTGGATATCGGCGGCGGTACGACGGAGGTGGCGGTTATTTCGCTTGCCGGCATTGTGTACAGCCGATCTCTTCGAATGGCCGGAGATAAGATGGACCGGGCTATCGGGCAATACATCAAACGTAAATACAATTTGCTGATCGGCGAGCGGACGGCCGAAATCATTAAGACGACCATCGGTAACGCCTATCCGGATCCACAGAATATCGAAACGATTGAAGTAAAGGGGCGAGATTTGGTGTCGGGAATTCCTAAAATTCTAGCCATTGATTCAGAGGAAATTCGCCTCGCGATTTCCGAGCAAATTGAAGCCATTGTGGAGACGGTAAAGATCGCCCTGGAACAGACGCCGCCCGAGCTTTCTTCCGATATCGTGGACAGGGGAATTGTATTGACCGGTGGCGGCGCGCTTCTTAAAAATCTCGACAAACTTCTGAAAGAGGAAACCGGACTGCCGATTACGATTGCAGATGATCCCTTGACAACCGTCGCCCTGGGCTCCGGCATGGCGCTGGATTCAATAGAAATTTTAAAGCAAGTCGTTATTACCTGA
- a CDS encoding serine hydrolase domain-containing protein, with protein sequence MITDGWQPVVEIMNDGIDTGVFPGAVLMVGNRQGILFARAFGLANRYTRQAVTLDTVFDLASLTKPLATTPAVMKLIQQGGVFLETKIGDILPAFRETPKRAVEIRHLLYHTSGYPPHRPYYLSLKDMPLAERKRALRRMLVAEPLVRPVGAVMEYSDLGFMVLCWLIEEMTLMRFDHVVNREIFHPLGLRQLFFVDLAKPAPNVSFAATEQCPWRNTLLSGAVSDDNAWAVGGIEGHAGLFGTAGNVYSLLRALLAAHAGESDFCGISHSLIRTFLRRDSHSGRALGFDTPSSENSSSGTRFSKNTVGHLGFTGSSCWMDLQREVIVILLTNRVHPNRDNNLIRAFRPRLHDAVMDLFITDVFDTLK encoded by the coding sequence TTGATAACAGACGGATGGCAACCTGTTGTTGAAATAATGAACGACGGGATAGACACCGGCGTTTTTCCGGGTGCCGTGCTGATGGTGGGGAATCGGCAAGGGATTTTGTTTGCGCGTGCTTTCGGGCTTGCCAATCGCTATACGCGGCAGGCCGTCACCCTTGACACGGTGTTCGACCTGGCCTCTTTGACCAAGCCGCTGGCGACAACGCCGGCGGTGATGAAGCTCATTCAGCAAGGCGGGGTTTTTCTTGAGACCAAGATTGGTGATATCTTGCCTGCGTTTCGGGAAACACCCAAGCGCGCCGTTGAAATACGGCATTTGTTGTATCATACCTCGGGATATCCCCCGCATCGACCTTATTATCTGAGTTTGAAAGATATGCCGTTAGCTGAACGCAAGCGCGCGCTGCGGCGTATGCTGGTAGCCGAACCGCTGGTTCGTCCGGTGGGGGCGGTGATGGAATATAGTGATTTGGGATTTATGGTGCTGTGTTGGCTGATTGAAGAGATGACCCTAATGCGGTTTGATCATGTCGTGAACCGGGAAATATTTCATCCGCTTGGGCTAAGACAGCTTTTTTTTGTGGATCTTGCGAAACCGGCGCCGAATGTTTCCTTTGCGGCTACCGAGCAGTGCCCCTGGCGAAACACCCTGTTATCGGGTGCGGTAAGTGATGATAATGCCTGGGCTGTCGGCGGAATTGAGGGCCATGCCGGGCTGTTCGGGACGGCCGGGAATGTGTATTCGCTTTTGCGAGCGCTCTTAGCGGCCCATGCGGGAGAATCTGATTTTTGCGGAATTTCTCATTCCCTTATCAGAACATTTTTAAGACGTGACTCACATTCCGGGCGCGCTCTTGGTTTTGACACGCCTTCCTCGGAAAACAGCAGCAGCGGCACCCGTTTTTCAAAAAACACGGTCGGCCACCTCGGATTTACCGGAAGCTCTTGCTGGATGGATTTGCAACGGGAAGTGATTGTGATTCTGTTAACCAATCGGGTACACCCGAATCGTGACAACAATCTGATTCGGGCGTTTCGCCCAAGGCTTCACGATGCGGTGATGGATCTTTTTATAACCGATGTATTTGATACCCTGAAATAA
- a CDS encoding LD-carboxypeptidase: MYLLPPPLKPGDTIGIAAPASSFDREAFAKGASQLSQMGFTLYVPEALFAGEGYFAGNDEHRAQLLMRLFLDETVKAVMCARGGFGSPRVLPLLDYEAIRKHPKVLIGFSDITALLCAITERCGWVTFHGPMVLTLPATDADSQRGLGAALRSEFPLIIAPRDGVSLRPGVASGPVIGGNLTTVCHLLGTPYEPVWKGRILFIEECGEALYRIDRMLTHLKLAGCLDLLAGIVLGAFEGIESVADVWRIVMSITRAATYPVAAGFPIGHGAQNMTIPMGMTAMLDAGEPALIFKAGCAS, from the coding sequence ATGTACCTCTTACCGCCGCCTTTGAAACCGGGCGATACGATCGGCATTGCGGCACCTGCGAGCTCCTTTGATCGTGAGGCGTTTGCGAAAGGGGCCTCGCAACTTTCGCAGATGGGATTCACCCTCTATGTTCCGGAAGCGCTTTTTGCTGGCGAGGGGTATTTTGCCGGCAATGATGAGCACCGGGCCCAGCTTCTGATGCGGCTTTTCCTGGATGAAACGGTCAAGGCCGTTATGTGTGCAAGGGGCGGATTCGGCTCGCCGCGGGTGTTACCGTTGCTTGACTATGAGGCCATCAGAAAGCATCCCAAAGTCCTCATCGGGTTCAGCGATATCACCGCGTTGTTGTGTGCCATAACTGAAAGATGCGGATGGGTGACCTTTCACGGCCCCATGGTGCTGACGCTGCCTGCGACAGATGCGGATAGCCAACGGGGGCTGGGTGCGGCGTTACGGTCCGAATTTCCCCTGATCATTGCCCCTCGGGATGGGGTGTCGCTTCGCCCAGGGGTTGCATCGGGGCCGGTGATCGGTGGCAACCTGACGACGGTGTGCCATTTGCTGGGAACGCCCTATGAACCGGTCTGGAAGGGCCGGATTTTATTCATTGAGGAATGCGGCGAGGCACTCTATCGAATTGATCGCATGCTGACGCACTTAAAATTGGCGGGATGCCTGGATTTGCTGGCAGGCATCGTGCTTGGTGCGTTTGAGGGAATCGAGAGCGTGGCCGATGTGTGGCGGATCGTTATGTCGATTACGCGCGCCGCGACCTACCCCGTTGCCGCCGGCTTTCCGATCGGTCACGGTGCACAGAACATGACCATTCCGATGGGGATGACGGCGATGCTTGATGCCGGAGAGCCGGCTCTGATATTTAAGGCCGGTTGTGCGTCATGA
- a CDS encoding enoyl-CoA hydratase/isomerase family protein, giving the protein MDYQTLIYEVQDDIGILTFNRPNRVNAVDHTMMDELVRFWHDRQEDYKARVIIIRGAGEKGFCSGFDVKQTSETGEGPATKEALTEHIYNVQARFSSVIRAMRTCPQPVIAAVHGPCMGAGLSFAMASDVRLASEDVMFCAQYINVGFSGADLGSSYFLWRIVGWGRAAEMCLTGSRVLADEAYRIGLVNHLYSREALFPAALEMAKNMTSKTRIGLRLTKDAFNAGLSIGSLEDANKIENRNQALTFLSGGTPVV; this is encoded by the coding sequence ATGGACTACCAGACGCTTATTTACGAGGTGCAGGATGATATCGGTATTTTGACGTTCAACCGTCCGAATCGGGTGAACGCGGTTGATCACACCATGATGGACGAATTGGTCAGGTTCTGGCACGATCGGCAGGAAGATTATAAGGCTCGCGTCATTATTATCAGAGGGGCTGGGGAAAAAGGATTCTGCTCCGGTTTTGATGTGAAGCAAACTTCGGAAACCGGCGAAGGCCCTGCAACGAAAGAGGCTCTCACAGAGCATATCTACAATGTGCAGGCCAGATTTTCATCGGTCATACGGGCAATGCGGACCTGTCCGCAACCGGTCATTGCCGCCGTGCACGGGCCTTGCATGGGCGCTGGTTTGTCATTTGCCATGGCATCCGATGTTCGGCTGGCAAGCGAGGATGTCATGTTTTGCGCCCAGTATATCAATGTCGGTTTCAGCGGCGCGGATCTCGGATCGAGTTATTTTTTGTGGCGCATTGTCGGATGGGGCCGAGCCGCAGAGATGTGCCTGACGGGATCACGGGTGTTAGCGGACGAGGCGTATCGGATCGGACTGGTAAATCATCTGTATTCACGGGAGGCATTATTCCCGGCCGCCCTTGAAATGGCAAAAAACATGACCTCAAAGACAAGAATCGGGTTACGCCTGACAAAGGATGCATTTAATGCTGGGCTCAGTATCGGCAGCCTGGAGGATGCCAATAAAATAGAAAACAGAAATCAGGCATTGACGTTTTTGAGCGGAGGCACACCGGTTGTCTAA
- a CDS encoding WYL domain-containing protein has protein sequence MGTTATLERMFWFDDQVRRKRYPNATKLAERFEISTKTAQRCIEAMGNRFYAPLQYISTEKGYIYTDNSFNLPHFQISQEEILSILLARSLLSKTAGGAISRAMGRFIRKLLIEAGKLGVEAGRMDQLFSAAWTGHAPAPPETFRQVAQSLLISRRLSFTYCSPGNNQATERTVEPHHLQYYMASWVLTAHCLVRNEWRKFYLSRMDSVRLREEPFTPKPPREWKNMVDRAFGIFQGKEPVRVVLHFSPFRARWIKEQLWHPDQETVELGDGGLELRLPVADFREIKMKILQFGADVTVIAPEELKGEIQAEIRAMTRLYPAG, from the coding sequence ATGGGAACAACGGCCACCCTGGAACGTATGTTCTGGTTTGATGATCAAGTCCGGAGAAAACGCTACCCCAACGCCACAAAACTGGCGGAACGCTTTGAGATATCGACAAAAACAGCGCAACGATGCATTGAAGCCATGGGCAATCGCTTCTATGCCCCACTCCAATATATTTCAACTGAAAAAGGCTATATTTACACAGACAATTCCTTTAACTTACCGCATTTTCAAATCAGCCAGGAGGAAATTTTATCCATCCTGCTGGCAAGAAGTCTTCTTTCCAAAACCGCCGGCGGCGCTATCAGTCGGGCGATGGGCCGATTTATCCGAAAACTGCTTATCGAAGCCGGAAAGTTAGGGGTTGAAGCAGGCCGCATGGATCAACTGTTTTCAGCCGCATGGACCGGACATGCCCCGGCCCCTCCGGAAACCTTTCGGCAGGTCGCCCAATCGCTTCTGATTTCAAGAAGACTATCGTTCACCTATTGCTCCCCTGGAAACAACCAGGCCACCGAGCGGACCGTGGAACCCCATCACCTTCAATATTACATGGCTTCCTGGGTGCTCACCGCCCATTGTCTCGTGCGCAACGAATGGCGAAAATTCTATCTTTCCCGTATGGATTCCGTCCGATTGCGAGAAGAACCTTTCACCCCGAAACCACCCCGGGAGTGGAAAAACATGGTGGACAGGGCTTTCGGGATTTTTCAGGGAAAAGAGCCCGTCCGCGTCGTCTTGCATTTTTCTCCCTTTCGGGCGCGATGGATCAAAGAGCAGCTCTGGCATCCGGATCAGGAAACGGTGGAACTTGGGGACGGCGGCCTGGAACTACGCCTCCCGGTTGCGGATTTCAGGGAAATCAAAATGAAGATCCTCCAGTTCGGGGCGGATGTGACGGTCATCGCCCCCGAAGAATTGAAAGGGGAAATCCAGGCTGAGATTCGCGCCATGACCCGGTTGTATCCGGCCGGATGA
- the cas3u gene encoding type I-U CRISPR-associated helicase/endonuclease Cas3 produces MNRTTYFKEAYRLLTGHQRCFPWQERAFVKLADGVTPQTVSLPTGTGKTSIIVLWLIALAWQASQGAIRLPRRLVWVVNRRVVVDQATNEADNILDRLSNPASITDPSGRLMLADITRYLAELSLLGRMGKAPIAVSTLRGQLADNGEWKLDPSRPAIIIGTVDMIGSRLLFSGYGDGKYKRPQHAGLLGHDAWIVLDEAHLTPAFAELLSAIRHEQQQFSAFTPWRVSLLSATQRIAETDNSFTLSPEDEQNDVIGKRLWAKKALCIHELDENTDELDIIALLGLRYRDAKRRVLIFVKSPESAIKLTERIRKEVGAQTVRVLTGTQRGHERDSLVVDPIFLGFRSSSARQRPEKTHYLIATAAGEVGADLDADHLVCDLTTLDSLIQRFGRVNRLGFGESSVDLVVSGREEKNEKEKTRLAATLEYLKTMQHEMGAFALSPAAMVNAPSAAFSDVPATVPLARHWLDMWSLTSISNTAWPDRPEVSSWLHGVVENLPETWVVWRDDIEWLGRPDKVLAEDCAKAIDVYPILPNEQLRDSTGRVREKLKKLAQQGHNAVLPVILLHADGSIAWRGTLEALLAEVEKGQAKLSFATVLLPSSAGGLNETGLFEPRSELRLDLDVADRRQQRRRFYAYCDETGWKASPGVTVGDKPEYVAINRLELIFTIAKAENMKPLVMVPLDEARGDDQAEAGNERCLLYFAAATFVGQTHANSFSAPLPQALNEHNHQVGRVAGILVESLAATSDNADGLRELAEVLKIAGNSHDTGKGRTCWQQAIGNQDLSTPLAKSGHNRFNLRLNRKYRHEFGSLLDSEKALGPAQPNRELILHLLASHHGHARPHFMEYHFDRESALTSCQEAALQAIQRFGHLQARHGWWGLAYIEALLKAADALVSADINEGNIL; encoded by the coding sequence ATGAACAGAACAACTTATTTTAAAGAGGCATATAGACTCCTTACTGGCCATCAACGCTGCTTTCCCTGGCAGGAACGAGCTTTTGTTAAACTTGCAGACGGTGTGACGCCGCAAACAGTAAGCCTGCCCACCGGAACCGGGAAAACCTCTATTATAGTTCTCTGGTTGATTGCTCTGGCCTGGCAGGCTTCTCAAGGCGCGATACGCTTGCCGCGCAGGCTTGTTTGGGTAGTCAACCGCAGGGTGGTGGTGGATCAAGCGACGAATGAAGCAGACAACATACTTGACAGACTCTCGAATCCGGCCTCTATTACCGATCCGAGCGGACGCTTAATGCTGGCGGATATAACACGGTATCTGGCCGAGCTATCCCTCCTCGGGAGGATGGGGAAAGCACCAATCGCGGTCAGTACCCTTCGGGGACAACTAGCTGACAACGGCGAGTGGAAACTCGATCCATCCCGACCGGCCATCATCATCGGCACGGTGGACATGATCGGTAGCCGCCTTCTCTTTTCAGGTTATGGCGATGGCAAATACAAGCGGCCCCAGCACGCCGGCCTGCTCGGTCATGATGCCTGGATAGTGCTGGATGAAGCCCATCTCACCCCGGCCTTTGCGGAACTCCTATCGGCGATTCGGCATGAGCAACAGCAATTTTCAGCTTTTACACCGTGGCGCGTCTCCCTTCTCTCCGCCACTCAACGGATTGCCGAAACCGACAATTCGTTTACCCTCTCGCCGGAGGACGAGCAGAACGATGTTATCGGCAAACGGCTATGGGCAAAAAAAGCGCTTTGTATCCACGAATTGGATGAGAATACCGATGAATTGGATATCATAGCCCTACTGGGGTTACGTTACCGGGATGCTAAAAGACGGGTTTTGATTTTCGTCAAATCACCTGAAAGCGCCATCAAACTGACAGAACGGATACGCAAGGAAGTCGGCGCCCAAACAGTTCGCGTCCTAACAGGCACTCAACGTGGTCACGAACGAGACTCCCTGGTCGTAGATCCAATATTTTTAGGGTTTCGCTCCAGCTCGGCCCGCCAACGGCCAGAGAAAACTCATTACCTCATTGCCACAGCCGCAGGTGAGGTTGGCGCCGACTTGGACGCCGATCATCTGGTCTGCGACCTCACAACCCTGGACAGCCTGATCCAACGGTTCGGACGGGTGAACCGGCTTGGTTTTGGTGAGTCCAGCGTCGATCTGGTCGTCTCCGGTAGAGAAGAAAAAAACGAAAAAGAGAAGACCCGGCTCGCAGCCACTTTGGAATACCTCAAGACGATGCAACATGAAATGGGAGCGTTCGCCCTCAGTCCGGCGGCTATGGTCAATGCGCCTTCTGCAGCTTTCTCTGATGTGCCGGCCACCGTCCCTTTGGCCCGGCACTGGTTGGATATGTGGTCCCTGACCTCAATTTCGAATACAGCCTGGCCGGACCGGCCCGAGGTCTCCTCCTGGCTCCATGGGGTCGTGGAGAACCTGCCGGAGACTTGGGTGGTGTGGCGTGATGATATCGAATGGCTTGGAAGACCGGACAAGGTGCTGGCGGAGGATTGCGCCAAAGCGATAGATGTTTACCCCATTCTTCCCAACGAACAGCTTCGTGACAGCACCGGCAGGGTTCGGGAAAAACTTAAAAAGCTGGCTCAACAAGGACACAATGCCGTCCTTCCCGTCATCCTGTTGCATGCGGATGGAAGCATTGCCTGGCGGGGAACGCTTGAAGCCCTGCTTGCTGAAGTGGAGAAAGGTCAGGCCAAATTATCATTCGCCACGGTTTTGTTGCCAAGCTCAGCCGGCGGGCTGAACGAGACCGGTCTTTTCGAACCGCGTTCCGAGCTGCGCCTTGATCTTGATGTGGCAGATCGTAGGCAACAGCGTCGCCGTTTTTATGCCTATTGTGATGAAACCGGGTGGAAGGCATCCCCAGGCGTAACGGTTGGCGACAAGCCAGAATATGTGGCCATCAACCGCTTGGAACTGATCTTCACGATTGCCAAAGCTGAAAACATGAAGCCCTTGGTCATGGTACCCTTGGACGAGGCGCGTGGAGACGACCAGGCGGAAGCCGGCAACGAGAGGTGCCTGCTTTATTTTGCTGCCGCCACTTTTGTTGGCCAAACCCATGCTAACTCCTTCAGTGCACCCCTGCCTCAAGCCCTAAACGAACATAATCACCAGGTCGGACGAGTGGCCGGGATCCTTGTGGAATCCCTCGCCGCCACGAGTGACAATGCTGATGGGTTACGAGAATTAGCCGAAGTTCTCAAAATAGCTGGCAATAGTCATGACACCGGCAAGGGCCGTACCTGCTGGCAGCAAGCCATCGGGAATCAAGACCTCTCCACGCCCCTTGCCAAATCCGGCCACAACCGGTTCAACCTGCGGCTTAACCGAAAATACCGCCATGAATTCGGCTCGCTGTTGGATAGCGAGAAGGCACTTGGCCCTGCACAACCCAACCGGGAACTAATCCTCCATCTCCTGGCAAGCCATCATGGTCACGCCAGGCCGCATTTCATGGAGTATCATTTTGATCGGGAGTCCGCCCTTACATCCTGCCAGGAGGCTGCGTTACAGGCCATCCAGCGTTTTGGCCATCTTCAGGCCCGCCATGGCTGGTGGGGACTGGCTTATATCGAAGCCCTCCTCAAGGCAGCGGATGCCCTGGTATCCGCCGACATCAATGAAGGAAACATACTATGA
- the cas7u gene encoding type I-U CRISPR-associated RAMP protein Csb1/Cas7u — MPEEMDINQFDPWLEDDGSGPAALVVIELLQPAVEGETAIFPPTYAPELGASNKKAEYVIDSLRDGHNVCQIDSVGSQANRLEPIFKQAPYDKLVPQVTVKVAEGQEVNLLDAGHRAADAIVRFSSLHEEVASAFDAWLKGDASELAVIAPTSLLFGAWDSRGTQAKAPRILSSTIRAYDVEFLSRSATYIPAVDYVELGLIPEELAEKQKGEKRTDSQLGFVHANASRVLGGILVRGEIRREAILNLVSLRALGAVDEKGSLDKQKTMILRRYILGLGLVALTKPMIHNLRQGCLLVGIEDKQASWKLVYATGKRKEFLLEHSCATDFAEKATVAFLGAFPSVKSSEEDYFKPVSGHFDSKLAKAAADEKTARKEAAKTKKGRVKGGVLEAAQAQPESAQ; from the coding sequence ATGCCTGAAGAAATGGACATCAATCAGTTTGACCCATGGCTCGAAGACGACGGTTCCGGTCCCGCCGCCCTGGTTGTCATTGAACTATTGCAACCCGCTGTTGAAGGCGAGACCGCGATTTTTCCCCCGACCTATGCCCCTGAGCTAGGAGCCAGCAACAAGAAAGCGGAATATGTCATAGATTCCCTGAGGGACGGCCACAATGTTTGTCAGATAGATAGTGTCGGCTCCCAGGCGAACCGTCTTGAACCGATTTTCAAACAAGCTCCTTACGATAAACTGGTTCCCCAAGTCACAGTCAAGGTCGCAGAAGGCCAAGAGGTGAATCTCCTCGATGCTGGACACCGGGCAGCGGATGCTATTGTGCGTTTTTCGAGCCTGCATGAAGAGGTTGCATCTGCTTTCGATGCATGGCTTAAGGGCGACGCCTCCGAGCTGGCTGTTATTGCACCGACTTCATTGTTGTTCGGCGCCTGGGATTCCCGGGGAACTCAGGCCAAGGCCCCACGCATTCTTTCATCCACAATTCGAGCCTATGATGTTGAATTCCTTTCGCGCAGTGCCACATATATCCCAGCTGTAGATTATGTCGAGCTTGGCCTGATTCCTGAGGAACTTGCCGAAAAGCAAAAGGGAGAGAAACGCACGGACAGCCAGCTCGGGTTTGTCCATGCGAATGCATCCCGAGTTCTTGGCGGGATACTTGTCCGCGGGGAAATCCGGCGAGAGGCAATCCTGAATCTTGTATCCCTTCGGGCGCTTGGTGCGGTGGATGAAAAAGGTTCTCTTGATAAGCAGAAGACAATGATCCTGCGGCGCTACATCCTTGGCCTTGGTCTCGTGGCCCTTACCAAACCAATGATTCATAATCTTCGACAAGGCTGCCTGCTGGTGGGCATCGAAGACAAGCAAGCTTCCTGGAAATTGGTTTATGCCACTGGGAAACGGAAGGAGTTTTTACTGGAACATTCCTGCGCGACGGATTTTGCAGAAAAGGCCACAGTTGCTTTCCTTGGAGCCTTTCCATCTGTGAAATCGAGCGAGGAAGATTACTTCAAGCCAGTCTCCGGACATTTTGACTCAAAACTTGCGAAGGCTGCGGCAGACGAAAAAACAGCCAGGAAAGAAGCGGCCAAAACCAAAAAGGGGCGCGTGAAGGGGGGCGTCCTTGAAGCGGCGCAAGCCCAACCGGAGTCAGCCCAATGA
- the csb2 gene encoding type I-U CRISPR-associated protein Csb2, with amino-acid sequence MKAQLRITVRFLQGRYHGDDWPPSPVRLFQAMVAGANMGCRRLEWPKSRAALAWFEHLPSPSIVVPGTVKGFAYKSYAPNNDSDARKVVELVRQGRPLSDAMREEAMITTKHYWPRLIAEDEHTAIHYLWHLPVPMTDSDRGNAEQVCKLAHGLVALGWGIDVAIGEGRVVPESSPLPRGDYYIPTQGHGPHVLKTPGEGFLVDLERAYDAFKNRIFGKAVDTDTRPRSFRPVCYRVEGESLSRMWVSFDLMDAQGEERQSFRWEDGMLIAAWMRHAARKRFLQIEGWEQSRVDSYVCGHTAKGEENNRLSYVPLPSIGHVHSDGRYRRALVVLPFDDLNAEETPAILSRMAGDLLQAQNIDAPVAMLGGADVERDKVLPRYIGQSTEWLSVTPVILHGRDCEGKHFRPRKAEKLLLQALVESGYPADNIIEFSYQQAPFWRGPGSAKQTYVPRHLSHWPRYHVRVVFRKHVSGPVLAGIGRHYGIGVFAIPNVMQAY; translated from the coding sequence ATGAAAGCGCAACTTCGCATCACAGTTCGTTTTCTCCAAGGGCGTTATCACGGTGACGACTGGCCGCCTTCACCCGTCAGGCTGTTTCAGGCGATGGTGGCAGGGGCGAATATGGGGTGCCGGAGGCTTGAATGGCCAAAATCACGCGCGGCCCTTGCCTGGTTCGAGCATCTGCCCTCTCCATCGATTGTTGTCCCTGGGACGGTCAAGGGTTTCGCTTACAAGTCCTACGCACCCAACAACGACAGCGATGCACGAAAGGTGGTGGAACTGGTCCGACAGGGGAGACCCTTATCGGATGCAATGCGCGAGGAGGCCATGATCACCACTAAGCACTATTGGCCGCGCCTGATTGCAGAAGACGAACACACCGCCATCCATTATCTCTGGCACCTCCCTGTGCCGATGACGGATTCGGATCGGGGTAACGCCGAACAGGTTTGCAAACTGGCGCACGGTCTGGTGGCTTTGGGCTGGGGTATTGACGTGGCCATCGGCGAAGGGCGGGTGGTCCCGGAATCCTCTCCGTTGCCAAGAGGTGATTATTACATTCCGACTCAGGGCCACGGGCCTCATGTCCTCAAAACACCGGGGGAGGGTTTTCTCGTGGATCTGGAACGTGCTTACGATGCCTTCAAAAATAGAATTTTTGGCAAGGCCGTGGACACGGACACTCGCCCCCGCTCCTTCCGCCCAGTTTGTTACCGAGTCGAAGGCGAAAGTCTGAGCAGGATGTGGGTGTCCTTTGATCTTATGGACGCGCAGGGTGAGGAGCGTCAATCATTCCGATGGGAAGACGGAATGTTGATTGCTGCCTGGATGCGCCATGCCGCCAGGAAGCGTTTTCTTCAAATTGAAGGCTGGGAGCAAAGCCGGGTTGATTCTTATGTCTGCGGACATACCGCCAAGGGTGAAGAAAATAACCGCCTCTCGTACGTCCCTCTGCCCAGCATCGGTCATGTCCATTCCGATGGCCGTTACCGCAGGGCATTGGTGGTATTGCCGTTTGATGATTTGAACGCCGAGGAAACCCCCGCCATCCTCTCGCGTATGGCTGGGGATTTGCTACAGGCGCAAAATATCGACGCACCCGTGGCTATGCTGGGCGGAGCAGACGTAGAGCGGGATAAAGTTCTTCCCCGCTATATCGGCCAGTCCACTGAGTGGCTGAGTGTCACGCCCGTGATACTCCATGGCCGGGATTGTGAGGGCAAACATTTCCGCCCCAGAAAGGCCGAAAAGCTTCTTCTCCAAGCCCTTGTTGAATCTGGATACCCGGCTGATAATATTATTGAATTCAGTTATCAACAGGCCCCGTTCTGGAGAGGGCCCGGTTCGGCAAAACAGACCTATGTGCCTCGCCACTTGAGCCATTGGCCCCGTTATCATGTCCGTGTGGTTTTCCGCAAGCATGTAAGTGGGCCGGTGTTGGCAGGAATCGGTCGGCACTATGGAATAGGGGTTTTCGCGATACCGAATGTAATGCAGGCTTATTAA
- a CDS encoding nucleotidyltransferase domain-containing protein — MKLTTSRKEALKKEIVACLAGEPEIEKIVIFGSFVQGSEANDLDIAVFQKSEESYLPLALKYRKKTRTVAQKIPLDIFPVRPGASDSLFLHEISTGEVIYER, encoded by the coding sequence ATGAAACTGACAACCTCCCGAAAAGAAGCGCTGAAAAAAGAGATCGTAGCATGCCTGGCCGGAGAACCGGAGATAGAAAAAATCGTTATTTTCGGCTCCTTTGTTCAAGGCAGCGAGGCGAATGATCTCGATATCGCCGTCTTTCAAAAGAGCGAAGAGTCCTACCTTCCGCTGGCTTTAAAATACCGGAAAAAAACGAGGACTGTTGCTCAAAAGATCCCCCTGGATATCTTTCCGGTCAGACCCGGAGCAAGTGACAGCTTGTTTTTACATGAAATCTCCACAGGCGAGGTGATTTATGAGAGATGA